One genomic region from Mycoplasmopsis meleagridis encodes:
- a CDS encoding phosphoketolase family protein: MSQKDYNSSKYLSKIHAWWRAANYLSLGQMYLKNNPLLQAPLEDSDIKIYPIGHWGTIPGQNLIYAHLNRVINKYDLNMFYIEGPGHGGQVMISNSYLDGSYTELFPEITKDLAGMTKLFKRFSFPGGTASHAAPETPGSIHEGGELGYALSHATGAILDNPNVIAATVIGDGEAETGPLMAGWYSSSFINPVNDGAVLPIIHINGGKISNPTILSRKTDKEIKSLLAGFGWEAIFVEANVFDPEGIHKLMAKAFDLAITKIKKIQAKARQESANVAKRPIWPALVIRTPKGWTAPHQIDGHVIEGSFRAHQVPIAVSAENTGKKADLVKWLQSYKPQELFNRDGSFKKEYADLAPKGNKRMAMNPIANGGINPKVLKLPKWEDIALQFEKPGEIKNQDMVIAGTWFAEVMKLNPTNFRIFGPDETKSNRMFDVLKHTNRQWLERVDVELDEAIGPVGRVIDSQLSEHQAEGFLEGYVLTGRHGMFASYESFLRVVDSMLTQHMKWVHKAQNVSWRNDYPSLNIIATSTAFQQDHNGYTHQDPGILGHLADKRPELIREYLPADSNSLLAVLDKAFSERDVINLIVASKQPREQWFSPREAQILINNGLKVVPWASTCTLDEEPDLVVAAAGTEPTLESLAAISYLNDKFPEMKIRFVNVVDLLRLRSKEIDPRGLADFEFDAIFTKDRPIVFAFHGYEGLIRDIFFTRNNHNLHIHGYREHGDITTSFDIRLMSEMDRFHIAQTAANAVLGKENARKFVEEMQDKIETHNKYIREHGIDMDEVRYWKWDNLKK, from the coding sequence ATGAGTCAAAAAGACTACAACTCAAGCAAGTACCTAAGTAAAATACATGCGTGATGAAGAGCGGCAAACTATTTATCGCTTGGCCAAATGTATTTAAAAAATAATCCCCTTTTACAAGCTCCTTTGGAAGATAGTGACATTAAAATTTACCCAATTGGTCACTGAGGCACAATTCCTGGACAAAATCTTATCTATGCCCACTTAAATCGTGTTATAAACAAATATGACTTGAATATGTTCTATATTGAAGGCCCTGGTCACGGTGGACAAGTTATGATTTCTAATTCATATCTTGATGGTTCATATACTGAATTATTCCCTGAAATTACTAAAGATTTAGCTGGTATGACTAAATTATTTAAACGCTTTTCTTTCCCTGGCGGAACAGCTTCGCATGCTGCTCCTGAAACTCCTGGTTCTATTCACGAAGGTGGAGAATTGGGATATGCTTTATCACATGCAACAGGTGCTATTTTAGATAATCCTAATGTTATTGCTGCAACAGTTATTGGAGATGGTGAAGCAGAAACAGGACCATTAATGGCTGGATGATATTCATCTTCATTCATCAATCCTGTTAATGATGGAGCCGTTTTACCTATCATTCATATCAATGGTGGAAAAATTTCAAACCCTACCATCTTAAGTCGTAAAACAGACAAAGAAATTAAATCTTTATTAGCCGGTTTTGGTTGGGAAGCTATCTTTGTGGAAGCAAATGTTTTTGATCCAGAAGGAATTCACAAATTAATGGCAAAAGCTTTTGACTTAGCTATTACAAAAATTAAAAAAATTCAAGCTAAAGCTCGTCAAGAATCAGCTAATGTAGCAAAAAGACCAATTTGACCTGCTTTAGTAATTAGAACTCCTAAAGGTTGAACAGCTCCTCATCAAATTGATGGTCATGTAATTGAAGGAAGTTTTAGAGCACACCAAGTTCCTATTGCTGTTTCTGCTGAAAATACAGGTAAAAAAGCTGATTTGGTAAAATGATTACAATCTTATAAGCCACAAGAATTATTTAATAGAGATGGTTCATTTAAAAAAGAATATGCTGATTTAGCTCCTAAAGGCAACAAGAGAATGGCAATGAATCCTATAGCTAATGGTGGAATTAATCCTAAGGTTTTAAAATTGCCTAAATGAGAAGACATTGCTCTTCAATTTGAAAAACCAGGTGAAATAAAAAATCAAGATATGGTAATTGCCGGAACTTGATTTGCTGAAGTTATGAAACTTAATCCTACTAACTTTAGAATTTTTGGTCCTGATGAAACTAAATCAAATAGAATGTTCGATGTTCTTAAACACACAAATAGACAATGACTTGAAAGAGTTGATGTTGAATTAGATGAGGCAATTGGACCTGTTGGAAGAGTAATTGATTCGCAATTATCAGAACACCAAGCAGAAGGATTTTTAGAAGGATATGTTCTAACTGGACGTCATGGTATGTTTGCTTCTTATGAATCATTTCTAAGAGTAGTTGATTCAATGCTTACACAACATATGAAATGAGTACATAAAGCTCAAAATGTAAGTTGAAGAAATGACTATCCATCATTAAATATTATTGCTACTTCAACAGCTTTTCAACAAGATCATAATGGTTATACGCACCAAGATCCTGGTATTTTAGGTCATCTTGCAGATAAAAGACCTGAACTAATTCGTGAATACTTACCTGCTGATTCTAACTCGCTATTAGCAGTTTTAGACAAAGCATTTTCAGAAAGAGATGTAATCAATCTAATTGTTGCATCAAAACAACCTAGGGAACAATGATTTTCACCAAGAGAAGCACAAATTTTAATCAACAATGGTCTTAAAGTTGTTCCATGGGCATCAACATGTACTCTTGACGAAGAACCAGATTTGGTAGTTGCTGCAGCTGGTACAGAACCTACTCTTGAATCATTAGCAGCTATTTCTTACTTAAACGATAAATTCCCTGAAATGAAAATTAGATTTGTTAATGTAGTAGATTTATTAAGACTTCGTAGCAAAGAAATTGATCCTAGAGGATTGGCAGATTTTGAATTTGACGCAATTTTTACAAAGGATAGACCAATTGTATTCGCATTTCATGGTTATGAAGGATTAATTAGAGATATTTTCTTTACTAGAAATAACCATAATTTGCATATTCATGGATATAGAGAACATGGTGATATTACAACTTCATTTGATATTCGTTTAATGAGTGAAATGGATAGATTTCATATTGCTCAAACAGCTGCTAATGCAGTATTAGGAAAAGAAAATGCTAGAAAATTTGTTGAAGAAATGCAAGATAAAATTGAAACTCACAACAAATACATTAGAGAACATGGTATTGACATGGATGAAGTAAGATATTGAAAATGAGACAATCTTAAAAAATAG
- a CDS encoding deoxynucleoside kinase, with product MVIAISGMIGAGKSTLSKNLHWIMKNSLLLEEFEEDNDVFNTFLKWLYEKKKNIDIGFQAYILESLSSNFQKGMKEFENLGFTSEKDYIFLDRFNLEHYIFAVVTLSKKRKKYLEAFDKMFHEIIDEKENPDLAIFLDISYETFEERILQRGRKSEIDNYEINKEYFKELHSLYKDLFINLAKRYGIAYEIINCNNKDDLTVTAEAIKIIKNFEESKK from the coding sequence ATGGTTATAGCAATAAGTGGAATGATTGGAGCGGGCAAAAGCACTTTGTCTAAAAATTTACATTGAATAATGAAAAATTCTCTTCTTTTAGAAGAATTTGAAGAAGATAATGATGTTTTTAACACTTTTTTAAAATGACTTTATGAAAAGAAAAAAAATATCGATATAGGTTTTCAAGCTTACATTTTAGAAAGTCTTTCTAGTAATTTTCAAAAAGGAATGAAAGAATTTGAAAATCTTGGTTTTACCAGTGAAAAAGATTATATTTTTTTAGATCGATTTAATTTAGAGCACTATATTTTCGCTGTTGTAACTTTAAGCAAAAAAAGAAAAAAATATTTAGAAGCTTTCGATAAAATGTTTCACGAAATTATAGACGAAAAAGAAAATCCTGATTTAGCCATTTTTCTTGACATAAGTTATGAAACTTTTGAAGAGAGGATCTTGCAAAGAGGCAGAAAAAGCGAAATAGATAATTATGAAATAAATAAAGAGTATTTTAAAGAGTTGCATTCTTTATATAAAGATTTATTCATAAACTTAGCAAAAAGATATGGTATTGCTTACGAAATTATAAATTGCAATAATAAAGATGATTTAACAGTCACTGCCGAAGCCATAAAAATAATTAAAAACTTTGAAGAAAGTAAAAAATAA
- a CDS encoding deoxynucleoside kinase, protein MIIGISGMISSGKSTVTEKLVKSYPNARMLAEFEENNEVFNTFLKWLYEKKENLTIGFQSYVVENHTSLLFDCINDFKNQGFKFSQTHLFLDRFSIEHYIFANVNLRPKGEKYLKGYDALFSTLITEDETPDLAIYLDMSFETFKKRLFQRGREVETKNWELNKEYFKELYDLYKPLFMKQAEKYNLDYVIVDTNDLSEEEVFIKVKNIIDNFDFTNKKRYKE, encoded by the coding sequence ATGATAATAGGAATAAGTGGAATGATAAGCAGTGGAAAAAGTACTGTAACGGAAAAATTAGTTAAAAGTTATCCAAACGCAAGAATGCTAGCAGAATTTGAAGAAAATAATGAAGTGTTTAACACCTTTTTAAAATGGCTCTATGAAAAAAAGGAAAATTTAACAATTGGCTTTCAATCATATGTTGTTGAAAATCACACTTCATTACTATTCGATTGCATTAATGATTTTAAGAATCAAGGTTTTAAATTTTCACAAACTCACTTGTTTCTAGATAGATTTAGCATAGAACATTATATTTTTGCAAATGTTAATTTAAGACCAAAAGGAGAAAAATATCTAAAAGGTTATGATGCACTATTTTCTACTTTAATAACCGAAGATGAAACCCCTGATTTAGCAATATATTTAGATATGAGTTTTGAAACGTTTAAGAAGAGATTATTTCAAAGAGGTAGAGAAGTAGAAACTAAAAATTGAGAACTAAATAAAGAATATTTTAAAGAACTTTACGATTTATATAAACCATTGTTTATGAAACAAGCTGAAAAATATAACTTGGATTATGTAATTGTTGATACTAACGATCTAAGTGAAGAAGAAGTTTTTATAAAAGTAAAAAATATTATTGATAATTTCGATTTTACCAATAAAAAACGTTATAAGGAATAA
- the greA gene encoding transcription elongation factor GreA, translated as MTVDEKEKILLTQETYDKYKAEYDNLILVQRPAVQAELKEARAQGDLSENAEYDAARDKQAQIEGRILELEEILEKAQVYESDSKKNKKTAGIGAKVTYLNLNDNKEYTVSIMGSHDSNPFENKISDVSPLAQAIMEISIGEIVEVDVPKKYSIKLLNIE; from the coding sequence ATGACAGTTGATGAGAAAGAAAAAATCTTGCTAACGCAAGAAACATATGACAAGTATAAAGCGGAATATGACAATTTAATTTTGGTTCAAAGACCAGCTGTGCAAGCAGAATTGAAAGAAGCACGTGCTCAAGGAGACCTTTCGGAAAATGCAGAATATGATGCCGCGAGAGATAAACAAGCACAAATTGAGGGAAGAATTCTTGAGCTTGAAGAAATTTTAGAAAAAGCTCAAGTTTACGAAAGCGATAGTAAAAAAAATAAAAAAACAGCTGGAATTGGTGCTAAAGTTACATATTTAAATCTAAATGACAACAAAGAATATACTGTTTCAATCATGGGTAGCCATGACAGCAATCCTTTTGAAAACAAAATCTCAGATGTTTCTCCGCTAGCGCAAGCTATTATGGAAATTTCAATTGGCGAAATTGTTGAAGTTGATGTACCAAAAAAATATTCAATTAAACTATTAAATATTGAATAA
- a CDS encoding BC85_0335 family putative methyltransferase, translating into MNNIKQFAELVTTNMNGNKTENSSVKIGLIISIFVVVSIGALVYLIMFLKSKKIRKQILDEQTKKAHETILELRGENLAKAPLELKKFFKNKIDDFDLEDLINTTYLNKAENTLIIGQNIEYEIATLLFLGWGNFDILKDKFNVEKWNEAVLNYPDFFPKKPNFIRQIDKNYNLIFAINSADSNFNIYKKYFLKLEPNGMLVIIQNGQNKNDIKALTIELKINGITYEISHVKNKFLYIVKK; encoded by the coding sequence ATGAACAATATAAAACAATTTGCAGAATTAGTTACTACTAATATGAATGGAAATAAAACAGAAAATAGTTCTGTTAAAATCGGTTTAATTATTTCTATTTTTGTGGTAGTAAGTATTGGCGCTTTGGTTTATTTAATAATGTTTCTAAAAAGCAAAAAAATCAGAAAACAAATTCTTGATGAACAAACTAAAAAAGCTCATGAAACAATTCTTGAATTAAGAGGAGAAAATTTAGCTAAGGCTCCTTTAGAATTGAAAAAATTTTTTAAAAACAAAATTGACGATTTTGACTTGGAAGATCTAATAAATACTACTTACTTGAATAAAGCAGAAAATACTTTAATTATTGGACAAAATATTGAATACGAAATTGCAACTCTCTTATTTTTAGGATGGGGAAATTTTGACATATTAAAGGATAAATTTAATGTTGAAAAATGAAATGAAGCGGTTTTAAATTATCCTGATTTTTTTCCTAAAAAACCTAATTTTATAAGACAAATAGATAAAAACTATAATTTGATTTTTGCTATTAATTCTGCTGATTCAAACTTTAATATTTATAAAAAATATTTTTTAAAATTAGAACCTAACGGAATGCTTGTAATAATTCAAAATGGTCAAAATAAAAACGATATAAAAGCTTTAACGATAGAATTAAAAATAAATGGTATAACTTATGAAATTAGCCATGTAAAAAATAAATTTCTTTACATTGTAAAAAAGTAA
- the ruvX gene encoding Holliday junction resolvase RuvX, with product MRKIALDLGTKTCGLAISDSNNIISSSLKTIHFEENDFKKVIQELKILINEYSIDAFILGYPLRSNGNKSERTLMVENFSKLLCSNFEQKIYFVEEYGSTIKATKILKDAKLSAKKRKNIKDSLSAKIILQDFLDYGGKEIKWTI from the coding sequence ATGAGAAAAATAGCTTTAGATTTAGGAACTAAAACTTGTGGTTTAGCAATAAGTGATAGTAACAATATTATTAGTTCTTCCTTAAAGACAATTCATTTTGAAGAAAATGATTTTAAAAAAGTTATTCAAGAATTGAAAATTTTAATTAATGAATATTCAATTGACGCTTTCATTTTAGGATATCCTCTAAGAAGTAATGGCAACAAAAGTGAAAGAACATTAATGGTAGAAAATTTTTCAAAATTATTATGCTCTAATTTTGAACAAAAAATTTATTTTGTAGAAGAATATGGCTCAACCATTAAAGCTACAAAAATATTAAAAGATGCTAAATTATCAGCCAAAAAACGTAAAAATATTAAAGACTCATTATCAGCAAAAATCATTCTTCAAGATTTTCTTGATTATGGTGGCAAGGAAATTAAATGAACAATATAA
- the alaS gene encoding alanine--tRNA ligase, whose translation MKKLNSKEIRQSWIDFFKSKDHLEIESKSLIPINDPSLLWINSGVATLKDYFSGKKIPPKNRLVNSQKAIRTNDIENVGLTARHHTFFEMLGNFSIGDYFKKEAIAYAFEYLTKILEIDIEKLFFTYFKDDLETKELWIKHGVKEDHLISGDRETNFWDIGSGPCGPNTEIFFDRGEKYDKRGIELLKNDIENDRYIEIWNIVFSTFNNDGENNYTELKQKNIDTGAGLERIASILQDAPTNYDSDLFINIIKEIEKFTVYKYDSNNYFIGNNEQELINRNFKIIADHLRTVVNAIADGAKISSLGRGYIIRRLIRRAIYKSMQLGIKEIFLHKLVKVVHDSLPFEYDVEYVSREIKKEEELFNKTINNGKEILDKYLQTNKDLIDGRFAFKMLDTYGFPIELTMEIASQFNKKINLDEFEKAKEEHSNKSRGSKVSGMKDVINSLSLIKGKIDNFIGYENLENQTKILMLLDEENEVDEIDGIGYLIIENTPFYATSGGQNHDEGYILQNGRKIEILDVFKDKYGNHVHKVKGKINKNNILECYVDKEKRLNLARNHSATHLVFSALRKVLGPQIEQLGSDITYERFTFDFPANEKPTDKQIEEIENIMQDIIKQNIKREYIITTTEEAKKLGAIMTIEETEYMDPKNVRMVKWGNITSDLCGGTHIPNSALMENFKIVEVERKQAGIFRIRVVTSNKLVDRYYAEKNISLAEEFNNILNKIKNLDSKYDFELELKNLNNYQKYLKLTESINKIREDFKKVNKENSNFEFDYENTKFEKINDKNIYINLEINSPQIKVIASSLREKYPNSYIILGNKYENEILLAIATKNENANALFQKIAKKLNGRGGGSPILAMGKINSIENIEEVIKEII comes from the coding sequence ATGAAAAAACTAAATTCAAAAGAAATAAGACAAAGTTGAATTGACTTTTTTAAATCTAAAGATCACTTGGAAATAGAATCAAAATCATTAATTCCAATCAATGATCCTTCCTTACTATGAATTAATTCAGGTGTAGCTACTCTTAAAGATTATTTTTCTGGTAAAAAAATTCCTCCAAAAAATAGATTAGTAAATAGCCAAAAAGCAATAAGAACAAATGATATTGAAAATGTTGGATTAACTGCTAGACATCATACTTTTTTCGAAATGCTTGGAAATTTTTCTATAGGAGATTATTTTAAAAAAGAAGCAATTGCTTATGCGTTTGAATATTTAACAAAAATTTTAGAAATAGATATAGAAAAATTATTTTTTACTTATTTTAAAGACGATTTGGAAACAAAAGAATTATGAATTAAGCACGGCGTAAAAGAAGATCATCTCATTTCCGGAGATAGAGAAACTAATTTTTGAGATATTGGCTCTGGCCCTTGCGGACCAAATACAGAAATTTTTTTCGATAGAGGCGAAAAATATGACAAAAGAGGCATAGAACTTCTTAAAAATGACATTGAAAATGACAGATATATTGAAATTTGAAACATTGTCTTTTCAACTTTCAATAATGATGGCGAAAATAACTATACAGAATTAAAACAAAAAAATATTGATACTGGTGCTGGTTTAGAAAGAATTGCTTCAATTTTACAAGATGCTCCTACTAATTATGATTCAGATCTTTTTATAAATATTATTAAGGAAATAGAAAAATTTACAGTTTATAAATATGATTCAAACAACTATTTTATAGGTAATAATGAACAAGAATTAATCAATAGAAATTTCAAAATAATCGCTGATCATCTTAGAACAGTTGTTAATGCTATTGCTGATGGAGCTAAAATTTCTTCTTTAGGAAGAGGTTATATTATCAGAAGATTAATTAGAAGAGCAATTTATAAATCTATGCAACTTGGTATTAAAGAAATTTTCTTACATAAGTTAGTAAAAGTTGTTCATGATTCCTTACCTTTTGAATACGACGTTGAATATGTATCTAGAGAGATTAAAAAGGAAGAGGAATTGTTTAATAAAACAATAAATAATGGCAAGGAAATCCTCGATAAATATTTGCAAACTAATAAAGATTTAATTGATGGTAGATTTGCTTTTAAGATGTTAGATACTTATGGTTTCCCTATTGAATTAACAATGGAAATCGCTTCGCAATTTAATAAAAAAATTAATCTTGATGAATTTGAAAAAGCAAAAGAAGAACACTCTAATAAGTCAAGAGGAAGTAAAGTTAGTGGAATGAAAGACGTTATTAATTCTTTATCACTAATTAAAGGAAAAATTGATAATTTTATAGGTTATGAAAATCTAGAAAATCAAACTAAAATCTTAATGCTTTTAGATGAAGAAAATGAAGTAGATGAAATTGATGGTATTGGTTATTTAATTATCGAAAATACACCTTTTTATGCTACTTCCGGTGGTCAAAATCATGATGAAGGTTATATTTTACAAAATGGAAGAAAAATTGAAATTTTAGATGTTTTCAAAGACAAATATGGAAATCATGTTCATAAAGTTAAAGGAAAAATAAATAAAAATAATATTCTTGAATGTTATGTTGATAAAGAAAAAAGATTAAACTTAGCTAGAAATCATTCAGCAACGCATTTAGTTTTTAGTGCTTTAAGAAAAGTTTTAGGTCCACAAATTGAACAGTTAGGTTCAGATATTACTTATGAAAGATTTACTTTTGATTTTCCTGCTAATGAAAAGCCTACTGATAAACAAATTGAAGAAATAGAAAACATTATGCAAGATATTATCAAACAAAATATTAAGCGTGAATATATTATTACAACTACTGAAGAAGCTAAAAAATTAGGTGCAATAATGACTATTGAAGAAACTGAATATATGGATCCTAAAAATGTAAGAATGGTTAAATGAGGAAATATAACAAGTGATTTGTGTGGTGGAACTCATATTCCAAATAGTGCTTTAATGGAAAATTTTAAAATTGTTGAAGTAGAAAGAAAACAAGCTGGAATTTTTAGAATTAGAGTAGTTACATCTAATAAATTAGTTGATAGATATTATGCAGAAAAAAATATTTCACTTGCCGAAGAATTTAATAACATCTTAAATAAAATTAAAAACTTAGATAGCAAATATGATTTTGAATTAGAATTGAAAAATTTAAATAACTATCAGAAATATTTAAAACTTACAGAAAGCATTAACAAAATTAGAGAAGATTTTAAAAAAGTTAATAAGGAAAATTCTAATTTCGAATTCGACTATGAAAATACTAAATTCGAAAAGATTAATGATAAAAATATATATATTAATTTAGAAATAAATTCGCCACAAATAAAAGTTATTGCTTCTTCTCTTAGAGAAAAATATCCTAATAGTTACATCATTTTAGGAAATAAATATGAAAATGAAATTCTTCTTGCAATAGCAACTAAAAATGAAAATGCAAATGCTTTATTTCAAAAAATTGCTAAAAAGCTAAATGGCCGCGGAGGTGGATCGCCAATTTTAGCAATGGGTAAAATCAATTCAATTGAAAATATTGAAGAAGTAATTAAAGAGATTATTTAA
- the mnmA gene encoding tRNA 2-thiouridine(34) synthase MnmA: MAKKVILGMSGGVDSSVAAYLLKKEGYDVEGLFMRNWDSSLNNDFLGNENINQNICPQEQDYQDALKVAKQLNIKLHRVDFIKEYWSDVFTNFIEEYKKGRTPNPDIFCNKYIKFQAFANYAFNNLNADYISMGHYANVINGHLFRAKDSEKDQTYFLAQLSYEQLEKVIMPLAKYNKQEIRKLAKELNLITANKKDSTGICFIGERNFTKFLQNYIPAQKGKIIDITTNKIIGEHEGCYYYTLGQRKGLNLGGMKEPYYVCGHDVKKNILFVAPNSKSSYLYSDSLIASNLNLNNYDFDKNNLTAKFRYRQKDIKVNIEILENNLVRVNYPSGFQAVTPGQHVVFYDGEKCLGGAIIEKIYYKGELKTYI; this comes from the coding sequence ATGGCTAAAAAAGTTATTTTAGGAATGTCTGGAGGAGTGGATTCTTCTGTTGCTGCTTATTTGCTTAAAAAAGAAGGATATGATGTTGAAGGTTTATTCATGAGAAATTGAGATTCATCTTTGAATAATGATTTTCTTGGAAATGAAAATATAAATCAAAATATTTGTCCACAAGAACAAGATTATCAAGACGCTTTAAAAGTTGCTAAACAATTAAATATAAAATTACATAGAGTTGATTTTATTAAAGAATATTGATCTGACGTTTTTACTAATTTTATTGAAGAATATAAAAAAGGCAGAACACCTAATCCAGATATTTTCTGTAATAAATACATAAAATTTCAAGCTTTTGCAAATTATGCTTTCAATAATTTAAATGCTGATTATATTTCTATGGGACATTATGCAAATGTTATTAATGGTCATTTATTTAGAGCAAAAGATAGCGAGAAAGACCAAACTTATTTTTTAGCTCAATTAAGTTATGAACAACTAGAAAAAGTTATTATGCCTCTAGCTAAATATAACAAACAAGAAATTAGAAAATTAGCAAAGGAATTAAATCTAATAACCGCAAATAAAAAAGATTCAACAGGAATTTGTTTTATCGGTGAGAGAAATTTCACTAAATTTTTACAAAATTATATCCCTGCACAAAAAGGTAAAATAATTGATATTACAACTAATAAAATTATTGGGGAGCACGAAGGATGCTACTACTATACATTGGGGCAAAGAAAAGGCTTAAATCTAGGAGGAATGAAAGAACCTTACTATGTTTGCGGTCATGATGTTAAAAAAAATATTCTCTTTGTTGCGCCAAATTCTAAATCTTCCTATTTATATTCCGATTCTTTAATTGCATCAAATTTGAATCTTAATAATTATGATTTTGATAAAAATAACTTAACTGCAAAATTTAGATATAGACAAAAAGATATTAAAGTTAATATTGAAATTTTAGAAAATAATTTAGTAAGGGTAAATTATCCAAGTGGTTTTCAAGCAGTTACTCCTGGACAACATGTTGTTTTTTATGATGGAGAAAAATGTCTAGGCGGAGCAATAATAGAAAAAATTTATTATAAGGGTGAGTTAAAAACTTACATTTAA
- a CDS encoding MAG3090 family protein, translated as MKRLLCYYEKKQDATYPWLLKHPKIKSGLAKFKTRQEAIQWYMLLKFETSIWFQNDQKIFGGQLSIDNEDDSWYNYVKVSGFDGGETYEGVCDEFGIDPRTFQYDYATAEKRLKNLDFVLLHDPYTYFPPELEISKKSRKEMLDIDKVNELLAQREKEIKDQHEQELQEKEEEIIDLKKELQEKEDTTTEVIVENRETRIGYSVYYRNFADLDVDKQLDALALYYTKIRDLTKKLETQQISSSDYERITRNFELVSLSVKDYSQKVDEETKDLLTKLAEQFNRIKSDLFSKLSKNERLTNIPEHFAYVFDEDKEQKVSVAYETSYVLMGIAHVGFIEESKYEYPIDYIVDPNKYGVAIISLKDVFEKVEPLPQPEPVYTKPEPQSQLQPQASENIRIDDMPEFWTGKIQPQTLEYIDNYQLLLDKNNIHKRKRWHTAWLIALVLLLVAVGIILVLAIVQLADGTQIFKL; from the coding sequence ATGAAAAGACTTTTGTGTTACTATGAGAAAAAGCAAGATGCAACATATCCATGATTGTTAAAACATCCAAAAATTAAATCAGGTCTTGCTAAATTCAAAACTAGACAAGAAGCAATACAGTGATACATGTTGCTTAAATTTGAAACTTCCATATGATTCCAAAATGATCAAAAAATTTTCGGCGGTCAATTGTCAATTGATAATGAAGATGACTCATGATACAACTATGTTAAAGTTTCAGGTTTTGATGGTGGTGAAACTTATGAAGGTGTTTGTGATGAATTTGGAATTGATCCAAGAACTTTCCAGTATGATTATGCTACAGCAGAAAAAAGATTAAAAAATTTAGATTTTGTTCTTTTGCATGATCCATATACTTATTTCCCACCTGAATTAGAAATTTCTAAAAAATCTCGTAAGGAAATGCTTGATATTGACAAAGTTAATGAACTTTTAGCCCAAAGAGAAAAAGAAATTAAGGATCAACACGAACAAGAACTTCAAGAAAAAGAAGAAGAAATTATTGACCTAAAAAAGGAACTTCAAGAAAAAGAAGACACTACTACTGAAGTTATTGTTGAAAATAGAGAAACTAGAATCGGTTATTCAGTATATTATAGAAATTTTGCTGATTTGGATGTTGATAAGCAACTTGATGCATTGGCGCTTTACTACACAAAAATTAGGGACTTAACTAAAAAATTAGAAACACAACAAATTTCTTCTTCCGATTATGAAAGAATTACTAGAAATTTTGAATTAGTTTCATTATCAGTTAAAGATTATTCACAGAAAGTTGACGAAGAAACTAAAGATTTACTTACAAAGTTAGCTGAACAATTTAACAGAATTAAATCTGATTTATTTTCAAAGTTATCTAAAAACGAAAGATTAACTAATATCCCTGAACATTTTGCATATGTTTTTGATGAAGATAAAGAACAAAAAGTTTCTGTTGCATATGAAACTTCTTATGTTCTAATGGGTATTGCACATGTTGGTTTCATTGAAGAAAGCAAATACGAATATCCAATCGATTATATAGTTGACCCTAATAAATATGGTGTAGCAATTATTAGTTTAAAAGACGTTTTTGAAAAAGTTGAACCTCTTCCTCAACCAGAGCCAGTTTACACAAAACCAGAACCACAATCACAATTACAACCGCAAGCATCAGAAAATATTAGAATCGATGATATGCCTGAATTTTGAACTGGTAAAATACAACCTCAAACTTTAGAATATATCGATAATTACCAATTGCTTCTAGACAAAAATAATATCCACAAAAGAAAAAGATGACATACAGCTTGATTAATTGCTTTAGTACTTCTATTAGTTGCTGTTGGCATTATTCTTGTTTTAGCAATAGTTCAATTGGCTGACGGAACCCAAATATTTAAACTATAA